From Bradysia coprophila strain Holo2 unplaced genomic scaffold, BU_Bcop_v1 contig_324, whole genome shotgun sequence, the proteins below share one genomic window:
- the LOC119079454 gene encoding mucin-2-like isoform X3, with amino-acid sequence MGGILGQSTNMIVIYVMFLVSFTQILSGEARSPLSNAIVPYNSDQNNRHSQIELIDVKCENGNDILVTIDFDDTFSGIIYSQGYFNDPKCRYVKAGGSSRSYTFKVPYNGCGSKPSCAVCASIENILVIQSDEDLQEKWDTARKITCSRAIDDEQEKTIIFKPFVVDMLEVVNVPTKQGGVDCWMDIQRGEFPRVVPLTETIKIGETLSVLVFLRDPRTEYDLIVRDCWAFDHQDYDAKTTGRIQLSDKIGCSRKKKIFGTWKRTTQTGNTGATLILHNTLQAFKFPDRMQVFLKCDVEICRGECEEQYCDEIDNSVTPVTPNYQTTRITTTSRPITTTEFIQSTTILPSRGTPAVPRCYPGSKDPRCSSTSKTNRPPQITTVRPVRTTTNIPPETITYRPVQTTTNRSPQPTTYRPVQTTTNRPPEPSTYRPVQTTTNRPPQTITNRTPSQTTYTTNRPLRTQSTTQRHTMPTRSTRPTRPIESTPKPPRCGPTARDPRCPNVTRQPATYLPPSTIRPQRPSTTSTQRIPTTTTIITTEEPETYLPPLTREPATYLPPSTTLTPIRSTTRTTTPATTRTTSRVTSTPAPRCYPGSQDERCPKPITQTVPVTTTKTTTKEPATYLPPSTTLPPISSTTRTTTPATTRTTSRVTTTPAPRCYPGSQDERCPKPITQTVPVTTAKTTTKEPATYLPPSTTLAPFRSTTRTTTPATTRTTSRVTTTPAPRCLPGTQDERCPKPVTQSVPITTTKTTTREPATYLPPSTTLPPSTTLPPIRSTTRTTTPATTRTTSRLTTTSAPRCYPGSQDERCPKSTTQVTTITPSTTKLPPIRCLPGSNDRRCPDSLKCDPSNLDPRCPPLSTTRQPATYLPPDNEFTTTTSKPNCYPGSLDERCPKPVTQSVPITTTKTTTREPATYLPPSTTFPPISSTTRMTTPATTRTTSRVTTTPAPRCYPGSQDERCPKPITQTVPVTTTKTTTREPATYVPPSTTLPPIRSTTRTTTPATTRTTSRLTTTPAPRCYPGSQDERCPKPVTQSVPITTTKTTTREPATYLPPSTTFPPISSTTRTTTPATTRTTSRVTTTPAPRCYPGSQDERCPKPITQTVPVTTTKTTTREPATYVPPSTTLPPIRSTTRTTTPATTRTTSRVTTTPAPRCYPGSQDERCPKPITQTVPVTTTKTTTREPATYLPPSTTLPPIRSTTRTTTPATTRTTSRVTTPPAPRCYPGSQDERCPKPITQTVPVTTTKTTTREPATYLPPSTTLPPIRSTTRTTTPATTRTTSRVTTTSAPRCYPGSLDERCPKTTTRVTTITPSTTKLPPIRCFPGSTDRRCPDSLKCDPSNLDPRCPPLSTTRQPATYLPPEKEFPTTTTSRPNCYSGSKDPRCPQITTTTTSKPNCYPGSKDPRCPQITTTTTSKPNCYPGSKDPRCPQITTTTTSKPNCYPGSNDPRCPQITTTTTSKPNCYPGSKDPRCPQITTTTTTTSKPNCYPGSNDPRCPQITTTTTSKPNCYPGSKDPRCPQITTTTTSRPNCYPGSNDPRCPQITTTTTSKPNCYPGSKDPRCPQITTTTTSKPNCYPGSQDPRCPQITTTTTTTSKPNCYPGSNDPRCPQITTTTTSKPNCYPGSKDPRCPQITTTTTSRPNCYPGSNDPRCPQITTTTTSKPNCYPGSKDPRCPQITTTTSKPNCYPGSKDPRCPQITTTTTPRPNCYPGSNDPRCPQIVSTTSGPTYLPPLTQSPPKCFPGSTDVRCPRPFEPSSPTTRKPTTPYVQPPTPAPPKCGPGSEFDPRCPRPFVPSKSTTTLKPTSFSLCYPGSTDPNCPTDNISTPSFCFPGSKDKRCPPPPDGLVTLSPTTYLPPFGDSQPSRQARNSITNEINQLEELDYHSIRKRDVSDVSKEVISFSLSFKGYQLESTD; translated from the exons ATGGGTGGTATTCTTGGACAATCCACAAACATGATTGTGATATATGTCATGTTTCTGGTTTCATTTACTCAG ATTCTTTCCGGTGAAGCCCGATCCCCATTGAGTAATGCAATAGTACCTTATAATAGCGATCAGAACAATCGACATTCTCAAATCGAATTAATTGATGTGAAATGTGAAAATGGTAACGACATCCTAGTTACAATCGATTTTGACGATACGTTCTCTGGTATCATCTACAGTCAAGGATATTTTAACGACCCGAAGTGTCG ATACGTAAAGGCGGGAGGTTCATCTCGATCATACACTTTCAAAGTGCCATATAATGGATGTGGAAGCAAACCGTCTTGTGCTGTTTGCGCATCTATCGAAAATATTCTTGTAATTCAATCAGACGAAGACTTACAAGAGAAATGGGACACAGCAAGAAAGATTACTTGCAGCAGAGCAATAGATGATGAACAAGAGAAAACTATTATATTCAAACCATTCGTAGTCGATATGTTAGAAGTAGTCAATGTGCCAACAAA GCAAGGAGGGGTTGATTGTTGGATGGATATTCAACGAGGAGAATTTCCACGAGTTGTACCGTTAACTGAAACGATAAAAATCGGTGAAACGTTAAGTGTATTAGTTTTCTTGCGCGATCCAAGAACTGAATACGACTTAATCGTTAGAGATTGCTGGGCTTTTGATCATCAAGATTACGACGCAAAGACAACAGGAAGAATTCAATTATCTGATAAAATCGGGTGttcaagaaaaaagaaaattttcggaaCTTGGAAGAGAACTACTCAGACTGGAAACACTGGGGCAACTTTAATTCTTCATAATACTCTTCAGGCGTTCAAATTTCCTGATCGAATGCAAGTGTTTTTGAAATGCGACGTAGAG aTTTGTCGTGGGGAGTGCGAGGAGCAATATTGTGATGAAATTGATAACTCAGTGACTCCGGTTACTCCTAATTACCAAACAACAAGAATTACTACTACCAGCAGACCTATTACCACAACTGAATTTATTCAGTCTACTACTATCTTGCCGTCACGCGGTACCCCAGCCGTTCCAAGATGTTACCCCGGATCCAAGGATCCTCGTTGTTCGTCTACAAGCAAAACGAACAGGCCACCTCAAATTACAACGGTCAGGCCAGTCCGAACAACAACGAATATACCACCTGAAACCATAACATATAGACCAGTCCAAACTACAACGAATAGGTCACCGCAGCCTACAACGTATAGGCCAGTCCAAACTACAACAAATAGGCCACCCGAACCTTCAACGTATAGACCAGTCCAAACTACAACGAATAGACCACCTCAAACTATAACGAATAGGACACCTTCTCAAACAACATATACAACAAATCGGCCGCTTAGAACTCAGTCCACAACACAAAGGCATACAATGCCAACAAGGTCAACAAGACCAACAAGACCAATAGAGTCAACACCGAAACCTCCAAGATGCGGACCTACTGCAAGAGACCCAAGATGTCCAAATGTAACTAGACAACCGGCAACTTATTTGCCTCCATCGACTATACGTCCACAAAGACCGTCCACAACAAGTACCCAACGTATTCCAACTACTACAACAATAATAACTACAGAGGAGCCAGAAACTTACTTGCCACCATTGACGAGAGAGCCTGCAACTTATTTACCACCATCAACAACTTTGACACCAATTAGGTCGACGACGAGAACTACGACACCCGCTACAACTCGTACAACATCAAGAGTAACATCTACTCCAGCGCCTCGATGCTATCCAGGCTCTCAGGACGAGCGATGCCCGAAACCAATTACTCAAACTGTGCCTGTAACTACAACAAAAACCACTACAAAAGAGCCTGCAACATATTTGCCACCATCAACAACTTTGCCACCGATTAGTTCGACGACGAGAACGACGACACCAGCTACAACTCGTACAACATCAAGAGTAACAACTACTCCAGCGCCTCGATGCTATCCAGGCTCCCAGGACGAGCGTTGCCCGAAACCGATTACTCAAACTGTGCCTGTAACTACAGCAAAAACCACTACGAAAGAGCCTGCAACATACTTGCCACCATCAACAACTTTGGCACCGTTTAGGTCAACGACGAGAACGACGACACCCGCTACAACTCGTACAACATCAAGAGTAACAACTACTCCAGCGCCTCGATGCTTACCAGGCACCCAGGACGAGCGCTGCCCGAAACCAGTTACTCAAAGTGTGCCCATAactacaacaaaaacaactaCAAGAGAGCCTGCAACTTATTTGCCACCATCAACAACTTTGCCACCATCAACAACTTTGCCACCGATTAGATCGACGACTAGAACGACGACACCCGCTACTACTCGTACAACATCACGATTAACAACTACTTCAGCGCCTCGATGCTATCCGGGCTCCCAGGACGAGCGCTGCCCGAAATCGACTACGCAAGTAACCACTATTACACCATCAACGACAAAGCTACCACCAATTAGATGTTTACCCGGTTCGAATGACCGTCGTTGTCCTGATTCACTTAAATGTGATCCTTCAAACCTTGACCCAAGATGTCCTCCATTGTCAACTACAAGACAACCAGCTACATACTTACCTCCAGACAATGaatttacaacaacaacatcaaaacCAAACTGTTACCCTGGTTCCTTG GACGAGCGCTGCCCGAAACCAGTTACTCAAAGTGTGCCCATAactacaacaaaaacaactaCGAGAGAGCCTGCAACTTATTTGCCACCATCAACAACTTTTCCACCGATTAGCTCGACGACGAGAATGACGACACCCGCTACTACTCGTACAACATCACGAGTAACAACTACTCCAGCACCTCGATGCTATCCAGGCTCTCAGGACGAGCGCTGCCCGAAACCAATTACACAAACTGTTCCTGTAactacaacaaaaacaactaCGAGAGAGCCTGCAACTTACGTGCCACCATCAACAACTTTGCCACCGATTAGGTCGACGACGAGAACGACGACACCCGCTACTACTCGTACAACATCAAGATTAACAACTACTCCAGCGCCTCGATGCTATCCAGGTTCCCAGGACGAGCGCTGCCCGAAACCAGTTACTCAAAGTGTGCCCATAactacaacaaaaacaactaCGAGAGAGCCTGCAACTTATTTGCCACCATCAACAACTTTTCCACCGATTAGCTCGACGACGAGAACGACGACACCCGCTACTACTCGTACAACATCACGAGTAACAACTACTCCAGCACCTCGATGCTATCCAGGCTCTCAGGACGAGCGCTGCCCGAAACCAATTACTCAAACTGTTCCTGTAactacaacaaaaacaactaCGAGAGAGCCTGCAACTTACGTGCCACCATCAACAACTTTGCCACCGATTAGGTCGACGACGAGAACGACGACACCCGCTACTACTCGTACAACATCACGAGTAACAACTACTCCAGCACCTCGATGCTATCCAGGCTCTCAGGACGAGCGCTGCCCGAAACCAATTACTCAAACTGTTCCTGTAactacaacaaaaacaactaCGCGAGAGCCTGCAACTTATTTGCCTCCATCAACAACTTTGCCTCCGATTAGATCGACGACGAGAACGACGACACCCGCTACTACTCGTACAACATCAAGAGTAACAACTCCTCCAGCGCCTCGATGCTATCCAGGCTCCCAGGACGAGCGCTGTCCGAAACCAATTACTCAAACTGTGCCTGTAactacaacaaaaacaactaCGCGAGAGCCTGCAACTTATTTGCCTCCATCAACAACTTTGCCACCGATTAGATCGACGACGAGAACGACAACACCCGCTACTACTCGTACAACATCAAGAGTAACAACTACTTCAGCGCCTCGATGTTACCCAGGATCCTTGGACGAGCGCTGCCCGAAAACGACTACGCGAGTAACCACTATTACACCATCAACGACAAAGCTTCCACCAATTAGATGTTTCCCCGGTTCGACTGACCGTCGTTGTCCTGATTCACTCAAATGTGATCCTTCAAACCTTGACCCAAGATGTCCCCCATTATCAACTACAAGACAACCAGCTACGTACTTACCTCCAGAAAAGGAAtttccaacaacaacaacatcgaGACCAAACTGTTATTCTGGTTCTAAAGACCCTCGTTGTCCACAAATAACCACTACAACAACATCAAAACCAAACTGTTATCCTGGTTCCAAGGACCCTCGTTGTCCACAAATAACCACCACAACAACATCAAAACCAAACTGTTATCCTGGTTCCAAAGACCCTCGTTGTCCACAAATAACCACCACAACAACATCAAAACCAAACTGTTATCCTGGTTCCAATGATCCACGTTGTCCACAAATAACCACCACAACAACTTCAAAACCAAATTGTTATCCTGGTTCCAAGGACCCTCGTTGTCCACAAATAACTACcacaacaacgacaacatcAAAACCAAACTGTTATCCTGGTTCCAATGATCCACGTTGTCCACAAATAACCACCACAACAACATCAAAACCAAACTGTTATCCTGGTTCCAAGGACCCTCGTTGTCCACAAATAACCACCACAACAACATCAAGACCAAACTGTTATCCTGGTTCCAATGATCCACGTTGTCCACAAATAACCACCACAACAACTTCAAAACCGAATTGTTATCCTGGTTCCAAGGACCCTCGTTGTCCACAAATAACTACCACAACAACATCAAAACCAAATTGTTATCCTGGTTCCCAGGACCCTCGTTGTCCACAAATAACTACcacaacaacgacaacatcAAAACCAAACTGTTATCCTGGTTCCAATGATCCACGTTGTCCACAAATAACCACCACAACAACATCAAAACCAAACTGTTATCCTGGTTCCAAGGACCCTCGTTGTCCACAAATAACCACCACAACAACATCAAGACCAAACTGTTATCCTGGTTCCAATGATCCACGTTGTCCACAAATaacaaccacaacaacatCAAAACCAAACTGTTATCCTGGTTCCAAGGACCCACGTTGTCCACAAATAACCACCACAACATCAAAACCAAACTGTTATCCTGGTTCAAAGGACCCTCGTTGTCCACAAAtaaccacaacaacaacaccaagACCAAACTGTTATCCTGGTTCCAATGACCCACGTTGTCCACAAATAGTATCAACTACTTCAGGTCCAACATATTTGCCGCCACTTACACAATCTCCGCCAAAATGTTTCCCAGGTTCAACTGATGTGAGATGTCCAAGACCTTTTGAGCCATCGTCACCAACTACAAGAAAACCAACTACGCCATATGTACAGCCTCCAACTCCAGCTCCACCAAAATGTGGTCCAGGCTCTGAATTCGATCCGAGATGCCCTCGTCCGTTTGTTCCGTCAAAGTCAACAACGACTTTAAAACCAACTTCGTTTAGTCTATGCTATCCAGGTTCGACAGACCCTAACTGTCCAACCGACAATATATCGACACCATCATTCTGTTTCCCCGGTTCGAAAGACAAGCGTTGTCCACCGCCACCCGATGGACTTGTTACATTGTCTCCAACAACATATTTACCTCCTTTCGGTGACAGTCAACCGTCCCGACAAGCTAGAAACTCTATTacaaatgaaatcaatcaattagAAGAACTAGATTATCATAGCATAAGAAAACGCGATGTCTCCGATGTCTCAAAGGAAGTGATATCATTCTCATTGTCATTTAAAGGATATCAATTGGAAAGTACGGATTAA